Genomic window (Streptomyces sp. TG1A-60):
ATGCGCACGCCGTAGCGCTCCAGCTGCCGGTTGAGCAGCTCCTGCATGTCGGCCACGTCCGAGCCGCGCAGGTCGTACGCCCGCTCGGTGCGCATCTTGCGGGCGCGCTGGCGGATGGCGTCCTGGACGGCGCTGGACAGGACCAGGTCGAAGTTGCCCGCGCCGATCGTGCGAACGAACCGGACCGCGTCCGTGATGCGGAACTTCAGGAAGAACTCGATCGACCGCAGCGGGACGTTCTCCTGCGTCGGGCAGGCCATCACCGGGGCGGAGTACGGGATCTCGGTGGCGGTGTCGACCACGAAGTCCACCCTCGACCAGGGATGCCAGAGGTAGTGGCGGCCGGCGTCCAGGGTGCGGGTGACCGCGCCGTAGCGGGTCAGGACACCGTTGGTGCCCTGCTCGATCTCGACGATCGAGGAGCGCCACCACCACAGCGCGCCGATGATCAGGAGCAGGCCGCCGGCCGCGTAGGCGAGCCCGGCGAGTGTGCCGTAGGCGAGGTCCGCCGCGCCGTCGGAGTCCGCCTCGCGCAGCGACAGCATCACGCCCATGAGCAGCGCGAACAGGCCGAGCCACAGGGGCAGCATCCACCACAGCCTGCGCCGGTTGCGGGGGATGATGACCGGGATCAGCGTGCCGGCCTCGCCGCCGCGCAGCAGCTGGGCGATGTCGCTCCAGGGCGCGACCGCCTCGGAGATGACAGACCTGCGGTTCATACGTGCGGTACTCACTGACCGGCCTCCTCGGAGAAGTCGGGAACCTCGGACGCCTTCGCCTGCTCGGCGGTCTCTTGGCCGGTCGAAGAGCCCGTCGGCGCTCCACCCTCGGCCGACGGCACGGTGGGCCGCTCGGCCTGGAGCAGCACCACGATCTCGTCCTCGCGTCCGGCGATACGGTCGCCGATCGCGGCGAGCTGCCCGCGCATGGCAGCCATGTCCGCCTCGCTGAACAGCTCCTCGCCGCGCTCGCCGACCATCTCCCGGGCCAGCTGCAGGAAGTCGACCCCGGCGGCGCCGCTGCCGTCCGCCGAGCCGCCGATGCGGACCAGGCGCGGCAGATGGTCGGCGACCTGCTCAAGGGTGTCGAGGATCTGCTGCTGGTAGCGGTACTCGAGGATCTCGGGAGCCTCGGCCGCGGTGACCGCGCGGATGTCGAGGGCCTGTGCCTCCAGCAGCGCCGCGTTGGCCTTCGCCTCGGACTCGGCCTGTACGTAGCGCTGGCGGGCAAGGGCCTGGGCGCGGTTGGTCTCGCGCTCCACGGCGGTGTCCATCTGGGCCTGGTACTGGGCGATGTCGGCGTGGATCGCGGAGAGCGTCTCGTGGCTGGTCGCCAACTCCTTGCTCAGGTCGCCCTCGTCCTGCTCCTTGCGGAGCATCAGCGCGTACTCGTGCGTGTACGCCTCCTTCGCCATCCGCACCATCTCCGGGGCGGCCAGGTCCATCCGGTAGTTGCGGTCGGACGGCTCCGCATGCGTGATGTTGGCGTTGGTCAGCTCGACCGCGGGCCGGAACTGCTGGTTCAGCTGCTCAAGGAGCCGGCCGGTGTCCTCGCCGACCATGTCGTAGATCCCGGCGGCCTCCTGCTCGTAGATGAGACTGCGGATCGTCTCGCTCACCGCGTTGCTCAGCTTCTCCTCGAAGCCGCGTACCGCACCCAGTGTGTAGACGAACTCGGTCGCGTCGCTGATCCGGAACTGGATGAACAGGTCGATCGAGGCCTTCACGCCGCCCTTGGTCGGCGCCTCGCGCACCGGCGCGTTGAACGGGTACTCGCGGGTGGTGTTGAGGATGTACGAGACCCGCTTCCACGGGCTGATCAGGATCACCCGGCCGGGGCCGACGACCTTCTCCAGCTTCCCGAAGCGCGTGATCAGCGCCTGGCAGCCGTCCGGGACCATCACCATGCCCTGCCGCCACCACACGAAGGCGACCGCGACCACGGAGATGACCCAGTAGTGCAGCCCGAAGAGCGGGTTGGTCAGCGGGGAGTCGTCCACCGTCGACACGACCGCGGTGCCCACCGCGCCCAGGACGAGCAGCGACAACACCGGGAGCATGCTCAGGAACGAGCGGCCCTTCGGGAGCACCATCGGGCAGATCGCATGGACCTGGTCGCCGCCCTCACGCTGCTGCTCGCTCTGGTTGAGCGCCTCGCCGGCCTCGTCGAGAGAGACGGTCTTCTGCGCCATGACCGTGGCGATGGAGCCGCCCTGTTCCCTCGCGGCCGGAAAGTCGGCGGGGTCCATGCCCTCTTCCTCCGGCGCGTACGACTCCTCGTCGGCGTCGTCCCGCCCCTGGCCGGCCTGTCCCCGGCTCTGCGGTCGGCCGGCCGACCGCCCCGTGCGCCGCCGGACTTCCTCCTCGGCCGCCTGCCGGGGACCGGCACCGGAGGCCACCGCTGAGGCCACCCTCCGTAGGCTCTGCGCATTCGCTCGTGCCATCGTTCCCCCTTTTTCCTTACTCTTCTCGTGCTCGTATTACCGGCCTGGCCCGTATTACTGGCTGGGTGCCCTGTACGCCTTGTGCGCTCTCTTGATCGTGTTCCTGGTTCCAGTCATCCCACACCACAGGCGGCGGGAACAGGACGGCTCCGTCGATCGTGACCATACTGATGAGTATCGTGATGGCGCTGATGGAGAAGGGGCTCTGAAACCGACCCCTGACCGCTCCCGGGCCGACCCTGAAACCGTGGTGAAGCCGGTCGGCCACCTAGCGTGCTCCTCCGCCGACCAAAAACCTCGGTCACAACAGGTGTGACTGAGCGGCTCAGTCGGCCCGTTTCGCCAAGTGGAACGCTCAATCGCCGAGAAGGTCGGAAGCGCCGTTTCGGAGCCTCCCCTATCTGGGCGTGACGATGGTCAATGGTCATGTCCCGTGTAGTGGTGTAGCCGGGTCGAGTTGGTCGATGTCCTGGGGGTAGATCTTGTCCATGCTGCCTTCGGGGAGGTAGCGGCGGGGGCCGCTGCGGGTGGGCGAAACCGTCCGGCACCTCCGCCCGAACGGCTGCCCGGCCCCGCTCAGCTCTTCCGCTCACCCAGGACACAGAATTCGTTGCCCTCCGGGTCGAGGAGGGTCACCCAGTGCTGCTCGTCCTGCACGGTGTCGGCGCGCCGGGCACCGAGGGAGAGCAGCCGGGCGACCTCGGCCTCCTGGTCGTCGGGGCGGAAGTCGGGGTGGAGCCGGTTCTTCGACGTCTTGCCCTCGGGGACAGGCACGAAGAGCAGCCCCGGCATCTGGTCCGGCTCAGGCCGGATCTCGATGATCTCCTCGGATTCGTCGACCACTACCCAGCCGAGAGCCTCGGCCCACCAGCGCCCGAGGGCGATGGGGTCGGAGGAGTCGACGATGATCTGTTCCCATTCGAGTGCCATGGGCGTGAGCATAAACAGGGGACCTTTCCGGCTTTGGTCTCCCGCAGATCGGCCTCGGCCATCTCGGTCATGAAGCGGGTGGAGCCGCAGATCACGACGATACACGGGAGGCTCAGCTGCTTCTTCACCACCAGGAGGAACCAGTGTCATACCCGCCACCGCTCACCCCCGAGGAGAGGCTCGCCGACGCGTGGGTGGTGTCCCCTGGAGTGGTGTAGCAGCGATCACTTCTCGCGACTTGCTGCTTCGGCTGGCTGCCAGGGCTGGGGGTGACTGCCGTCTTCGGCGATTCTCGGCGTCAACGATCAAGATCAAGTACCGCCCACTCGGAGGGTCGCACACACAGCGTCACCGAGATCAAGATCCGCCAACTAGCGTGCTCATCCGCCAGCTAAAAGTCTCGGTCGCATCAGTCTCAACAGGACAGGGCCGCGCACGGAGCGCAGGATTGCATAAACGTGCAGCGAAACGTATAGTCATGCCATCCAAGAGGAGGGTTCCATGGCGGTACGCGTGGCGGTGGCGGGAGCGAGTGGTTACGCGGGTGGCGAAGTGCTGCGCCTGCTGCTCGCGCACCCCGAGGTCGAGATCGGTGCACTGACCGGCAACTCCAACGCGGGCCAGCGCCTCGGCGGGCTGCAGCCGCATCTGCTGCCGTTGGCCGGCCGGGTGCTCCAGGAGACGACCGCGGAGGTTCTCGCCGGGCATGATGTCGTGTTCCTCGCGCTGCCGCACGGGCAGTCCGCCGCCGTGGCCGAGCAGCTCGGGCCGGACGTGCTCGTGGTCGATATGGGCGCCGACTTCCGGCTCAAGAACCCGGCGGACTGGGAGCGGTTCTACGGCTCGCCCCACGCCGGGGCCTGGCCCTACGGCCTCCCCGAACTGCCGGGTGCCCGCGCCGCGCTGGAGGGGTCCAAGCGCATCGCGGTACCCGGTTGCTACCCCACGGCCGTGACACTCGCCCTCTTCCCGGCGTACGCGGCGGGCCTCGCCGAGAAC
Coding sequences:
- a CDS encoding VOC family protein — encoded protein: MALEWEQIIVDSSDPIALGRWWAEALGWVVVDESEEIIEIRPEPDQMPGLLFVPVPEGKTSKNRLHPDFRPDDQEAEVARLLSLGARRADTVQDEQHWVTLLDPEGNEFCVLGERKS
- a CDS encoding SPFH domain-containing protein, giving the protein MARANAQSLRRVASAVASGAGPRQAAEEEVRRRTGRSAGRPQSRGQAGQGRDDADEESYAPEEEGMDPADFPAAREQGGSIATVMAQKTVSLDEAGEALNQSEQQREGGDQVHAICPMVLPKGRSFLSMLPVLSLLVLGAVGTAVVSTVDDSPLTNPLFGLHYWVISVVAVAFVWWRQGMVMVPDGCQALITRFGKLEKVVGPGRVILISPWKRVSYILNTTREYPFNAPVREAPTKGGVKASIDLFIQFRISDATEFVYTLGAVRGFEEKLSNAVSETIRSLIYEQEAAGIYDMVGEDTGRLLEQLNQQFRPAVELTNANITHAEPSDRNYRMDLAAPEMVRMAKEAYTHEYALMLRKEQDEGDLSKELATSHETLSAIHADIAQYQAQMDTAVERETNRAQALARQRYVQAESEAKANAALLEAQALDIRAVTAAEAPEILEYRYQQQILDTLEQVADHLPRLVRIGGSADGSGAAGVDFLQLAREMVGERGEELFSEADMAAMRGQLAAIGDRIAGREDEIVVLLQAERPTVPSAEGGAPTGSSTGQETAEQAKASEVPDFSEEAGQ
- a CDS encoding SPFH domain-containing protein, with the translated sequence MSTARMNRRSVISEAVAPWSDIAQLLRGGEAGTLIPVIIPRNRRRLWWMLPLWLGLFALLMGVMLSLREADSDGAADLAYGTLAGLAYAAGGLLLIIGALWWWRSSIVEIEQGTNGVLTRYGAVTRTLDAGRHYLWHPWSRVDFVVDTATEIPYSAPVMACPTQENVPLRSIEFFLKFRITDAVRFVRTIGAGNFDLVLSSAVQDAIRQRARKMRTERAYDLRGSDVADMQELLNRQLERYGVRITGSNIPDVQLPTQYQQHLATRERVAKERTAYEQEWGLTRKRRIDSLGMDIERAKKVRDARIVEVKAALNNAREQVAQLLEEQETNAQRVRFEIETRGRSGLISAENEARAQRALAKAYRDNRAVLQYELARRRLEVGAELASKAPQPVVVRTDGGSGDTSALSTLLAAQLLPRMTALPAAPTRYFEDGQPDGDDDA